A single window of Streptomyces cathayae DNA harbors:
- a CDS encoding GNAT family N-acetyltransferase, with amino-acid sequence MDTVTENALTFRDAAAADVEALVALIESAYRGDSSRAGWTTEADILEGQRTDAEGVRQVVESPDSRLLTVEREGRIVACCQLEHRGDHAYFGMFAVSPEHQGTGLGKVIIAYAERLVRETWGATEMHMTVISVREDLIAWYERRGYRRTGRTTPFPYGDERFGIPLRADLRFELLVKELA; translated from the coding sequence ATGGATACCGTCACCGAGAACGCGTTGACCTTCCGTGACGCCGCCGCCGCCGATGTGGAGGCCCTCGTCGCGCTGATCGAGTCGGCGTACCGGGGGGACTCCAGCCGGGCCGGGTGGACCACCGAGGCGGACATCCTCGAGGGGCAGCGGACCGACGCCGAGGGGGTGCGGCAGGTCGTCGAGTCCCCGGACAGCCGGCTGCTGACGGTGGAGCGCGAGGGCCGGATCGTCGCCTGCTGCCAGCTCGAGCACCGCGGCGACCACGCCTACTTCGGCATGTTCGCGGTCAGCCCCGAGCACCAGGGCACCGGGCTCGGCAAGGTGATCATCGCGTACGCGGAGCGCCTGGTGCGCGAGACCTGGGGCGCGACCGAGATGCACATGACCGTGATCTCGGTGCGCGAGGACCTGATCGCCTGGTACGAGCGGCGCGGCTACCGTCGTACGGGAAGGACGACGCCCTTCCCGTACGGTGACGAGCGGTTCGGTATTCCGCTCCGTGCCGACCTGCGGTTCGAGCTGCTGGTCAAGGAACTGGCCTGA
- a CDS encoding glycerophosphodiester phosphodiesterase: MNFLTIGHRGAMGVEPENTLRSFVAAQEAGLDVIELDLHLSKDGELVVMHDAELDRTTDGTGPIADRTVAELRALDAGRGEHVPVFAEVLEAVQAPLQAEIKDVQAARALAEVMNRRGLTERIEVSSFHDDAIAEIARLVPGVRTALVASRYDTEIVERAVGVGAATVCLNIRRLTLEIVERARKADLRIIGWVVNTQDHLRLVRALGLDGATTDYPQIKRTGRFTA; the protein is encoded by the coding sequence TTGAACTTCCTCACCATCGGTCACCGCGGAGCCATGGGCGTCGAGCCCGAGAACACCCTTCGGTCCTTCGTTGCCGCCCAGGAGGCCGGCCTGGACGTCATCGAGCTCGATCTGCATCTCAGCAAGGACGGCGAACTCGTCGTCATGCACGACGCGGAACTGGACCGCACGACGGACGGCACGGGCCCGATCGCCGACCGGACCGTCGCCGAGCTGCGCGCCCTGGACGCCGGCCGCGGCGAGCACGTCCCCGTCTTCGCGGAGGTGCTGGAGGCCGTCCAGGCCCCGCTGCAGGCCGAGATCAAGGACGTCCAGGCAGCCAGGGCGCTGGCCGAGGTGATGAACCGGCGGGGCCTGACGGAGCGGATCGAGGTGTCCTCGTTCCACGACGACGCGATCGCCGAGATCGCGCGCCTGGTGCCGGGGGTGCGCACCGCGCTCGTCGCGAGCCGCTATGACACCGAGATCGTGGAGCGGGCGGTCGGCGTCGGCGCGGCGACCGTCTGCCTGAACATCCGCCGCCTCACCCTGGAGATCGTCGAACGGGCCCGCAAGGCGGACCTGAGGATCATCGGCTGGGTGGTGAACACGCAGGACCACCTCAGGCTGGTCCGGGCCCTCGGGCTCGACGGCGCGACCACCGACTACCCGCAGATCAAGCGCACCGGCCGCTTCACCGCGTGA
- a CDS encoding phosphatase PAP2 family protein encodes MRSPHMSPPDLGPPPRPPGHRHHPAALSIGVPALCSVLLLILVGAEWRPLTGMDGDVARTTHRWAVDEPGLTQTARVLTDWVWDPWTMRLLAGAVALLLVFRYAARWTAGWLVVTCAVGTVLQQVLKAAVGRARPVWENPVDSAHYAAFPSGHAMTATIVCGLLLWLLHRHGVSRAVWVWAVTVAALSVAGVGLTRVWLGVHWVTDVLGGWLFGALVVAVAVRVHRRRHP; translated from the coding sequence ATGCGCTCCCCCCACATGTCTCCCCCCGACCTCGGGCCGCCGCCCCGTCCACCCGGGCACCGGCACCACCCGGCCGCCCTGTCCATCGGTGTGCCGGCCCTGTGCTCGGTACTGCTGCTGATCCTGGTCGGCGCCGAGTGGCGCCCGCTGACCGGGATGGACGGGGACGTCGCCCGTACCACCCACCGCTGGGCGGTGGACGAACCGGGGCTGACCCAGACGGCCCGCGTCCTGACGGACTGGGTCTGGGACCCGTGGACCATGCGCCTGCTGGCCGGGGCGGTCGCACTGCTGCTGGTGTTCCGGTACGCGGCCCGCTGGACCGCGGGGTGGCTGGTGGTGACCTGCGCCGTGGGGACGGTGCTGCAGCAGGTCCTGAAGGCGGCGGTGGGCCGTGCTCGCCCGGTGTGGGAGAACCCGGTCGACTCGGCCCACTACGCGGCTTTCCCGTCGGGCCACGCCATGACCGCCACCATCGTCTGCGGTCTCCTGCTGTGGCTCCTGCACCGGCACGGCGTGAGCCGGGCCGTGTGGGTGTGGGCCGTGACCGTGGCGGCGCTCTCGGTGGCCGGCGTCGGTCTCACCCGCGTCTGGCTCGGCGTCCACTGGGTGACGGACGTGCTCGGGGGGTGGCTCTTCGGCGCTCTGGTCGTGGCCGTGGCGGTGCGCGTCCACCGGCGGCGGCACCCGTGA
- a CDS encoding M56 family metallopeptidase: MMLPAALLLLGVLTAVVGPRLLARADWPDREPVVALWVWQCVIATVLLCCALSMTFSAAAASRAVGTPVFATAPSGVVEAYALGTAGPAAATTAVALACGGLWSAVMLVREVVRARARRRARRKDLLVRAPLLPGEDPGSERLVVLEGEHPDAWWLPGSPPRLVVTTAALRRLRGRRLDAVLAHERGHARARHDWLLHCSAALADGFPRVPVFAAFRDEMHRLVELAADDTASRRFGRLTTALALVELNEHRGVFGPCPASQGQIRARVHRLLTPPDRLTAGRRLRLTAVASLVPVIPVLVAFAPGLRALG; this comes from the coding sequence ATGATGCTCCCCGCGGCGCTGCTGCTGCTCGGCGTCCTGACCGCCGTCGTCGGTCCCAGGCTGCTCGCGCGGGCCGACTGGCCGGACCGTGAGCCGGTGGTGGCGCTGTGGGTGTGGCAGTGCGTGATCGCGACCGTGCTGCTGTGCTGTGCCCTGTCGATGACGTTCAGCGCGGCGGCCGCCTCGCGGGCGGTCGGCACTCCCGTGTTCGCGACGGCACCGAGCGGGGTGGTGGAGGCGTACGCCCTCGGTACGGCCGGCCCGGCGGCCGCGACCACCGCGGTCGCGCTGGCGTGCGGTGGGCTGTGGAGCGCGGTGATGCTGGTCCGCGAGGTCGTACGGGCCCGCGCCCGGCGGCGGGCCCGGCGGAAGGATCTCCTGGTGCGGGCGCCGCTGCTGCCCGGCGAGGACCCCGGCTCGGAGCGGCTGGTGGTCCTGGAGGGCGAGCACCCCGACGCGTGGTGGCTTCCCGGCTCCCCGCCCCGGCTGGTCGTCACCACGGCGGCGTTGCGCCGGCTGAGGGGCCGTCGGCTGGACGCCGTCCTCGCGCACGAGCGGGGGCACGCGCGGGCCCGGCACGACTGGCTGCTGCACTGCTCCGCCGCGCTGGCGGACGGGTTCCCACGGGTACCCGTGTTCGCCGCGTTCCGCGACGAGATGCACCGGCTGGTCGAGCTCGCCGCCGACGACACGGCCTCCCGCCGCTTCGGCCGGCTGACCACCGCCCTCGCCCTGGTCGAGCTCAACGAGCACCGCGGGGTCTTCGGCCCCTGCCCGGCCTCCCAGGGCCAGATCAGGGCCCGGGTGCACCGGCTGCTGACTCCCCCGGACCGGCTCACGGCGGGGCGCCGGCTGCGGCTGACGGCCGTTGCGTCGCTGGTTCCGGTGATCCCGGTCCTGGTGGCGTTCGCCCCCGGGCTGCGGGCTCTGGGCTAG
- a CDS encoding SDR family NAD(P)-dependent oxidoreductase, translating into MGNGALEGAVIAVAGAGGPAGRAALLRLAEAGATVVGSDNDPERLAAAVDAARYAHGGATVTGDTVDLLDLDSTREWATRTEKEFGRVDGLVHLVGGWRGSETFTKTSLDDWDFLELLLVRTVLHTSLAFHEALQRSDRGRYVLISAAGASKPTAGNAAYAAAKAAAETWTLAMADYFRKAGGEQGATSAAAILVVKALVHDAMRADRPNAKFAGFTDVKDLAEAIVGVWDKPAAEVNGTRLWLTEKP; encoded by the coding sequence ATGGGGAACGGGGCGCTCGAGGGTGCGGTGATCGCGGTGGCCGGCGCGGGGGGACCCGCGGGGCGTGCGGCACTGCTCAGGCTGGCCGAGGCGGGGGCGACGGTGGTCGGCTCCGACAACGACCCGGAGCGGCTGGCGGCAGCCGTGGACGCGGCGCGCTACGCGCACGGCGGGGCCACCGTCACGGGTGACACGGTCGACCTGCTCGACCTGGATTCCACCCGCGAGTGGGCCACCCGCACCGAGAAGGAGTTCGGCCGGGTCGACGGCCTGGTCCATCTGGTCGGCGGCTGGCGCGGCAGCGAGACCTTCACCAAGACCAGCCTGGACGACTGGGACTTCCTGGAACTGCTGCTGGTACGCACCGTGCTGCACACCTCGCTCGCCTTCCACGAGGCGCTCCAGCGCAGCGACCGCGGCCGGTACGTCCTGATCAGCGCGGCCGGCGCCAGCAAGCCCACCGCGGGCAACGCGGCCTACGCGGCCGCCAAGGCCGCCGCCGAGACGTGGACGCTGGCCATGGCCGACTACTTCCGCAAGGCCGGGGGCGAGCAGGGGGCCACCTCGGCGGCTGCGATCCTGGTGGTGAAGGCGTTGGTGCACGACGCGATGCGTGCCGACCGCCCCAACGCGAAGTTCGCGGGCTTCACGGACGTCAAGGACCTCGCCGAGGCCATCGTCGGCGTTTGGGACAAGCCCGCCGCGGAAGTGAACGGAACCCGTCTGTGGCTCACCGAGAAGCCGTGA
- a CDS encoding DUF5134 domain-containing protein codes for MHGPASSGWLLVALCAATGAYCLLRMRSSVGEQRRAAGGEALMGFGMAAMAVPAAVFTPPPWAWPACAVVFGAAAVQALWTGRGSPHHLHHSVGAGAMAYMAVAMAASPGREHGHGGVGIPALTGLLLLYFAGYVLVTGVRLVPVAAAPERSAATGAGSPGVPGWGDRPELVLACRLSMGIAMVAMLLTM; via the coding sequence GTGCACGGACCGGCGTCGTCCGGCTGGCTGCTGGTCGCGCTCTGCGCGGCGACCGGCGCCTACTGCCTGCTGCGGATGCGCAGCAGTGTCGGGGAACAGCGCCGTGCCGCGGGCGGTGAGGCGCTGATGGGTTTCGGCATGGCCGCGATGGCCGTACCGGCGGCGGTGTTCACCCCGCCCCCGTGGGCGTGGCCCGCCTGTGCGGTGGTGTTCGGCGCGGCCGCGGTGCAGGCCCTGTGGACAGGGCGCGGGAGCCCGCACCATCTGCACCATTCGGTGGGCGCCGGAGCCATGGCCTACATGGCGGTGGCGATGGCCGCCTCCCCCGGCCGGGAGCACGGGCACGGCGGCGTGGGCATACCCGCGCTGACCGGGCTCCTGCTGCTGTACTTCGCCGGGTACGTGCTGGTGACGGGCGTACGGCTGGTACCGGTGGCCGCCGCGCCGGAGCGCTCGGCGGCCACCGGGGCGGGGTCCCCCGGAGTCCCGGGCTGGGGGGACCGGCCCGAACTGGTGCTGGCGTGCCGGCTGTCCATGGGGATCGCGATGGTGGCGATGCTGCTGACGATGTGA
- a CDS encoding VOC family protein, with translation MVHVLGSRVLLRPTDPERSRAFYGEQLGLAVYREFGTGPERGTVYFLGGGFLELSGRSDSPAAPAATAARLWLQVADVAAAHEELRDKGVEIVRPPVREPWGLIEMWTADPDGTPIVLVETPADHPLRYRPGI, from the coding sequence ATGGTGCATGTACTCGGCAGTCGCGTCCTGCTGCGCCCCACCGATCCCGAGCGCTCCCGCGCCTTCTACGGCGAGCAGCTGGGCCTCGCCGTGTACCGCGAGTTCGGCACCGGCCCGGAGCGCGGCACCGTCTACTTCCTCGGCGGCGGCTTCCTGGAGCTGTCCGGCCGGTCCGACTCCCCGGCGGCCCCGGCGGCCACGGCTGCCCGGCTGTGGCTCCAGGTCGCGGACGTGGCGGCGGCCCACGAGGAGCTCCGGGACAAGGGCGTCGAGATCGTCCGGCCGCCGGTGCGGGAGCCGTGGGGCCTCATCGAGATGTGGACCGCCGACCCGGACGGCACGCCCATCGTCCTGGTGGAGACCCCGGCCGACCATCCGCTGCGGTACCGGCCGGGAATCTGA
- a CDS encoding TetR/AcrR family transcriptional regulator encodes MSPRSPSVNEELRRRSKERLLQAAVEVVSERGYEATTLGDIADRAGSARGLVSYYFPGKRHLVQSAVHRLMHRTLEEALEREPRTDDGPERMARAIDAILGLARDRPVLMRQHMAGLLQAEGFLPCPEQRRLAELLSDTVARHGSSKVDSDYPMLRALLMGAVFSALMPGAPMPVETLRAELFKRYRLDWELGVPPGTEVPGGTGAPDRTGRTDAAGATGLPDRADVSRFFATEPAPEPSAPPRRPAPDSA; translated from the coding sequence ATGTCCCCGCGCAGCCCCTCGGTCAATGAAGAATTGCGGAGGCGTTCGAAGGAACGGCTTCTGCAAGCCGCCGTCGAGGTGGTGAGCGAGCGCGGCTACGAGGCGACGACGCTCGGCGACATCGCCGACCGCGCGGGGTCCGCGCGGGGTCTGGTCTCGTACTACTTCCCGGGGAAGCGCCATCTGGTGCAGTCCGCGGTGCACCGGCTGATGCACCGGACGCTGGAGGAAGCGCTGGAGCGCGAACCGCGCACCGACGACGGGCCGGAGCGGATGGCGCGGGCCATCGACGCGATCCTGGGCCTGGCCCGCGACCGTCCCGTGCTGATGCGCCAGCACATGGCCGGGCTGCTGCAGGCCGAGGGTTTCCTGCCCTGCCCCGAGCAGCGGCGCCTGGCCGAACTGCTCAGCGACACCGTCGCCCGGCACGGCTCCAGCAAGGTCGACAGCGACTACCCGATGCTGCGCGCCCTGCTGATGGGCGCCGTGTTCTCGGCCCTGATGCCGGGTGCGCCGATGCCCGTCGAGACACTGCGCGCGGAGTTGTTCAAGCGCTACCGGCTCGACTGGGAGCTGGGTGTCCCGCCCGGCACCGAGGTGCCGGGCGGGACGGGTGCGCCGGACCGGACGGGCCGGACGGACGCAGCCGGCGCAACGGGCCTGCCGGACCGGGCGGATGTGTCGCGGTTCTTCGCGACCGAACCGGCCCCGGAGCCCTCGGCCCCGCCCCGCCGCCCGGCCCCGGACAGCGCCTAG
- a CDS encoding threonine aldolase family protein: MNPPRTDARRHHDPAVRGFASDNYAGAHPEVLAALALANGGHQVAYGEDAYTENLQQVIRSHFGPTAEAFPVFNGTGANVVALQAVTDRWGAVICAESAHINVDEGGAPERVGGIKLLTVPTPDGKLTPELIDRQAYGWEDEHRAMPQVVSVAQATELGTVYTPEEMRALCEHAHARGMKVHVDGSRLANAAATLDVPMRTFTNAAGVDLLSLGGTKNGALFGEAVVVLNPDGIRHMKHLRKLSMQLASKMRFVSVQLEALLARDLWLRNARHANEMAQRLAEGVRAVHGVEILHPVQANAVFARLPHEVSERLQKRFRFYFWDEAAGDVRWMCAFDTTEDDVDTFVAALKEEMAHA, from the coding sequence GTGAACCCGCCCAGGACCGACGCACGTCGTCATCACGACCCGGCCGTCCGTGGTTTCGCCAGCGACAACTACGCCGGGGCCCATCCGGAGGTGCTCGCCGCCCTGGCCCTGGCCAACGGCGGACACCAGGTCGCGTACGGCGAGGACGCGTACACGGAGAACCTCCAGCAGGTGATCCGCAGCCACTTCGGCCCCACCGCCGAGGCCTTCCCGGTCTTCAACGGCACCGGCGCCAACGTCGTCGCGCTCCAGGCGGTCACCGACCGCTGGGGCGCGGTGATCTGCGCCGAGAGCGCCCACATCAACGTGGACGAGGGCGGGGCACCGGAGCGGGTCGGCGGGATCAAGCTGCTCACCGTGCCCACCCCGGACGGCAAGCTCACCCCCGAGCTGATCGACCGGCAGGCGTACGGCTGGGAGGACGAGCACCGTGCCATGCCGCAGGTGGTGTCCGTAGCCCAGGCCACCGAGCTGGGCACGGTGTACACGCCGGAGGAGATGCGCGCCCTCTGCGAGCACGCGCACGCCCGGGGCATGAAGGTGCACGTCGACGGCTCCCGGCTGGCCAACGCCGCCGCCACCCTGGACGTGCCGATGCGCACCTTCACCAACGCGGCCGGCGTCGACCTGCTCTCCCTGGGCGGCACCAAGAACGGTGCCCTGTTCGGCGAGGCCGTCGTCGTACTGAACCCGGACGGCATCCGGCACATGAAGCACCTGCGCAAGCTGTCCATGCAGCTCGCCTCGAAGATGCGCTTCGTCTCGGTGCAGCTGGAGGCCCTGCTGGCCCGGGACCTGTGGCTGCGCAACGCCCGGCACGCCAACGAGATGGCCCAGCGCCTCGCCGAGGGCGTACGCGCCGTGCACGGCGTGGAGATCCTCCACCCGGTACAGGCCAACGCGGTCTTCGCCCGCCTGCCGCACGAGGTGAGCGAGCGGCTGCAGAAGCGCTTCCGCTTCTACTTCTGGGACGAGGCCGCCGGCGACGTCCGCTGGATGTGCGCCTTCGACACCACCGAGGACGACGTGGACACGTTCGTGGCGGCGCTCAAGGAGGAGATGGCGCACGCGTAG
- a CDS encoding DUF6421 family protein has translation MAEILVQVGVEESVSPAARVVEHPAWPVLKDAVQRIRPWQAKDGSIDFDAEEAPARAEAEAAVRRVTDALDELSPLLPHDRAYHEALVKDLRRWAEGGFEVPDFLDSLLAFQPAASREDGLQHLVVFPMYTQNGNPDRNLEAVVLRMVWPDWLAELERTRYDNPLFCGITFEDFTAGYDTNSAVLFPETIAVREAPERFTWGGIFCDREAARFRRVTEAAVDILGLELPGDVAAMVHDQKRCEEAFVLWDMVHDRTHSHGDLPFDPFMIKQRQPFWMYGLEELRCDLTAFKEAVKLAGDGVPQARDVQVAVLFDRMFRFPVTGERVRNYDGLGGQLLFAYLHKHDVVRWTDNKLSIDWDRAPQVTNQLCAEIETLYRDGIDRPKLVHWFAGYELVSTYLSPHPGSKWAKGPEALDLTQPPRKLVDDVLPDEFPLSMFYEALSKKLKNVIASTRGIVGDSAERVAA, from the coding sequence ATGGCGGAAATTCTTGTGCAGGTGGGTGTGGAGGAGAGTGTTTCTCCGGCGGCAAGGGTGGTCGAGCACCCGGCGTGGCCCGTGCTCAAGGATGCCGTGCAGCGGATCCGGCCCTGGCAGGCGAAGGACGGCTCGATCGACTTCGACGCCGAGGAGGCCCCGGCCCGCGCCGAGGCCGAGGCCGCGGTGCGCCGGGTGACCGACGCGCTCGACGAGCTGTCCCCGCTGCTCCCGCACGACCGCGCCTACCACGAGGCCCTGGTGAAGGATCTGCGCCGCTGGGCCGAGGGCGGCTTCGAGGTGCCCGACTTCCTCGACTCGCTGCTGGCCTTCCAGCCCGCCGCGAGCCGCGAGGACGGCCTCCAGCACCTGGTGGTCTTCCCGATGTACACGCAGAACGGCAACCCCGACCGCAACCTCGAGGCGGTCGTGCTGCGCATGGTCTGGCCCGACTGGCTGGCCGAACTGGAGCGCACCCGCTACGACAACCCGCTGTTCTGCGGCATCACCTTCGAGGACTTCACCGCGGGCTACGACACCAACTCCGCGGTGCTCTTCCCCGAGACCATCGCCGTGCGCGAGGCTCCCGAGCGGTTCACCTGGGGCGGTATCTTCTGCGACCGCGAGGCCGCCCGCTTCCGCCGCGTCACCGAGGCCGCCGTCGACATCCTGGGCCTGGAGCTGCCCGGGGACGTCGCCGCCATGGTGCACGACCAGAAGCGCTGCGAAGAGGCGTTCGTGCTCTGGGACATGGTCCACGACCGCACCCACAGCCACGGCGACCTGCCCTTCGACCCGTTCATGATCAAGCAGCGCCAGCCGTTCTGGATGTACGGCCTGGAGGAGCTGCGCTGCGACCTCACCGCCTTCAAGGAGGCCGTCAAGCTGGCCGGCGACGGCGTCCCGCAGGCACGTGACGTGCAGGTCGCGGTGCTGTTCGACCGGATGTTCCGCTTCCCGGTCACCGGCGAGCGGGTCCGCAACTACGACGGCCTCGGCGGTCAGCTGCTCTTCGCCTACCTGCACAAGCACGACGTCGTCCGCTGGACCGACAACAAGCTCAGCATCGACTGGGACCGCGCCCCGCAGGTCACCAACCAGCTGTGCGCCGAGATCGAGACGCTGTACCGCGACGGCATCGACCGCCCGAAGCTCGTCCACTGGTTCGCCGGCTACGAGCTGGTCTCCACCTACCTCTCCCCGCACCCGGGATCCAAGTGGGCCAAGGGCCCCGAGGCACTGGACCTGACGCAGCCGCCGCGGAAACTCGTCGATGACGTGCTTCCGGACGAGTTTCCGCTGAGCATGTTCTATGAGGCACTGTCCAAGAAGCTGAAGAACGTGATCGCCTCGACCAGGGGCATCGTGGGGGACAGCGCCGAGCGGGTCGCCGCGTGA
- a CDS encoding FUSC family protein, with protein MSSATPTPTPDPKPRRFPVASVLRLGRPSDIWFKPALSVVAAVAPPNLILVALGRLDLAAYTMAGSLCALYAHNRPYAARAKALTGVVLGMLGGLAVALVSASLTSNAVILVTVGAVLAAVQKVLCDVTRIGPPGNVILTFVSSASLFVPQTLGQVPGHLALAAVAGVWAWLVGMAPVLVRPHGPERRATADALSATAAYVETGGTGDGHTRARAAAYAAVQAAWQCLLLTGTRSAATRRALERLVVRAEIALAAPADADPALLRAWARALRGTGRRVPGADAPLTGADELLGVAAERAVPPRPLWHRLGPLTPIAVRTALGCALAGYASLAVGVGRPYWALVTAASLYQANLSLTWSRTVQRVVGNLVGVLIFAAVAPVAHLGPLALVLCCLVFNFGAEALIGRNYWLGSVCVTPMALLITEFPGYQDTGSLVTDRVVDTLIGALVGFVAALAVTNRRAGGRVERALATVDREREHTIRLLAVPHTALAALEAARRGLAAALVDLRATADAAAGEWWLSSLPQERVVLAEQAGHRTLAATVRRQRALTGPGAETEPDTHPGSGTDPDTKDGRP; from the coding sequence ATGAGCAGTGCGACCCCCACACCCACCCCCGACCCCAAGCCCCGGCGCTTCCCCGTGGCCAGCGTGCTGCGCCTCGGGCGGCCCTCCGACATCTGGTTCAAGCCCGCCCTCAGCGTGGTCGCCGCGGTCGCACCGCCCAACCTGATCCTGGTCGCCCTCGGCCGCCTCGACCTGGCCGCCTACACCATGGCCGGTTCCCTGTGCGCCCTCTACGCGCACAACCGTCCCTACGCCGCCCGGGCCAAGGCCCTCACGGGAGTCGTGCTCGGCATGCTCGGCGGCCTCGCCGTGGCCCTGGTCTCGGCCTCGCTCACCTCGAACGCCGTCATCCTGGTCACCGTCGGCGCCGTACTGGCCGCCGTGCAGAAGGTGCTGTGCGACGTCACCCGTATCGGCCCGCCCGGCAACGTGATCCTCACCTTCGTCAGCTCCGCCTCGCTGTTCGTCCCCCAGACCCTCGGGCAGGTCCCCGGCCATCTCGCGCTGGCCGCGGTGGCCGGGGTGTGGGCCTGGCTGGTCGGCATGGCGCCCGTACTGGTCCGGCCGCACGGCCCCGAGCGCCGCGCCACCGCCGACGCGCTGTCCGCCACCGCCGCGTACGTCGAGACCGGCGGCACCGGCGACGGCCACACCCGGGCCCGCGCCGCCGCCTACGCCGCCGTGCAGGCCGCCTGGCAGTGCCTGCTCCTCACCGGAACCCGCTCCGCCGCCACCCGCCGGGCCCTCGAACGGCTCGTGGTCCGCGCCGAGATCGCGCTCGCCGCGCCGGCCGACGCCGACCCCGCACTGCTGCGCGCCTGGGCCAGGGCGCTGCGCGGCACGGGCCGCCGCGTCCCGGGCGCCGACGCCCCCCTCACGGGCGCCGACGAACTCCTCGGGGTGGCAGCCGAGCGCGCCGTCCCCCCGCGCCCCCTGTGGCACCGCCTGGGGCCGCTCACCCCCATCGCCGTACGCACCGCCCTGGGCTGTGCCCTCGCCGGCTACGCCTCCCTGGCCGTCGGGGTCGGGCGGCCCTACTGGGCGCTCGTCACCGCCGCCTCGCTCTACCAGGCCAACCTCAGCCTCACCTGGAGCCGGACCGTGCAGCGGGTCGTCGGCAACCTCGTCGGCGTGCTGATCTTCGCGGCCGTCGCCCCGGTCGCCCACCTGGGGCCGCTCGCCCTCGTCCTGTGCTGTCTCGTCTTCAACTTCGGCGCCGAGGCGCTGATCGGCCGCAACTACTGGCTCGGCAGCGTCTGCGTGACCCCGATGGCCCTGCTCATCACCGAGTTCCCCGGTTACCAGGACACCGGCTCCCTGGTCACCGACCGTGTGGTGGACACCCTGATCGGCGCGCTGGTCGGCTTCGTCGCGGCCCTGGCCGTCACCAACCGGCGGGCGGGCGGCCGGGTCGAGAGGGCGCTCGCCACCGTGGACCGCGAGCGCGAACACACCATCCGTCTCCTGGCCGTCCCGCACACCGCCCTCGCCGCCCTGGAAGCCGCCCGCCGCGGCCTTGCCGCCGCGCTCGTCGACCTGCGGGCCACCGCCGACGCGGCCGCGGGCGAATGGTGGCTGAGCTCACTGCCGCAGGAACGGGTCGTGCTCGCCGAACAGGCGGGACACCGTACGCTCGCGGCAACGGTACGACGCCAGAGGGCGCTGACCGGCCCCGGCGCGGAGACGGAACCGGACACACACCCGGGCAGCGGGACGGACCCGGACACGAAGGACGGACGGCCATGA
- a CDS encoding MarR family winged helix-turn-helix transcriptional regulator — MTTTERLTADGGPGGLTAEGGRADGPLPAGPGLPAAGTGTSSGAGGPAADGDTVAAVVRQWRTVYPGLDTGPMEVIGRINRCAALLQQAEDAPLSGAGLTRPEFDLLGALRRTGRELTPGELARETFSSGAAVTKRLKQLTGRGLVERRGDPRDRRMARVRLTDAGRDVVDGIMPAQLSYENAVLSGLGGPDLGELAALLGGLLVELEGRLDAVRA, encoded by the coding sequence ATGACGACGACCGAGCGGCTCACGGCCGACGGCGGACCTGGAGGACTCACGGCCGAGGGCGGGCGTGCCGACGGGCCGCTCCCGGCCGGCCCCGGGCTCCCCGCCGCCGGGACAGGGACCTCCTCCGGTGCGGGAGGCCCGGCGGCCGACGGCGACACCGTGGCCGCGGTGGTCCGGCAGTGGCGGACCGTGTACCCCGGCCTCGACACCGGACCCATGGAGGTCATCGGGCGCATCAACCGCTGTGCCGCCCTCCTCCAGCAGGCCGAGGACGCCCCGCTGAGCGGGGCGGGACTGACCCGCCCCGAGTTCGACCTGCTCGGCGCGCTGCGTCGCACCGGGCGCGAACTGACTCCGGGCGAACTGGCACGCGAGACCTTCTCCTCGGGCGCCGCCGTCACCAAACGCCTCAAACAGCTCACCGGGCGGGGCCTGGTGGAACGCCGTGGCGACCCGCGCGACCGCCGCATGGCCCGGGTCCGCCTCACCGACGCCGGACGGGACGTCGTCGACGGCATCATGCCCGCGCAACTCTCCTACGAGAACGCCGTGCTCTCCGGTCTGGGCGGGCCGGACCTCGGCGAGCTGGCCGCGCTGCTCGGCGGGCTGCTGGTGGAGCTGGAAGGACGACTGGACGCCGTACGGGCGTGA